From the genome of Gracilibacillus salitolerans, one region includes:
- a CDS encoding methylated-DNA--[protein]-cysteine S-methyltransferase — protein sequence MNSLNYFPYDSPLGTLLLVSYDQHLIFIKFGTIEEYEQEIIAWAEKHSLPTNLVESKESLTETISQLDQYFKGERKTFSIPYRFYGTPFQKKVWQALAEVEYGKTCSYLDIAKNIDSPKAVRAVGGANNKNPISVIIPCHRVIGKNGKLVGYGGGLDKKEYLLELERAGV from the coding sequence ATGAATTCACTGAACTATTTTCCGTATGACTCACCGCTGGGCACTCTTTTACTTGTAAGTTATGATCAACATCTTATTTTCATTAAATTTGGAACGATTGAGGAGTATGAACAGGAGATTATTGCTTGGGCTGAAAAACATTCTCTACCTACTAACTTAGTAGAATCAAAGGAATCATTGACAGAAACAATCAGCCAATTGGATCAATATTTTAAAGGGGAGCGAAAGACCTTTTCGATACCTTATAGATTTTACGGTACTCCTTTTCAAAAGAAGGTATGGCAAGCTTTAGCTGAAGTAGAGTACGGTAAAACTTGTTCTTATCTAGATATTGCTAAAAACATCGATTCACCAAAAGCAGTACGAGCTGTTGGAGGTGCTAATAACAAAAACCCGATTTCCGTCATTATTCCCTGCCATCGCGTTATTGGAAAGAACGGCAAGTTAGTTGGTTACGGCGGAGGTTTGGATAAAAAAGAATATCTATTGGAATTAGAGAGGGCGGGAGTTTGA
- a CDS encoding HD domain-containing protein: MDQETVIQKTAEMVREKLLGEGSGHDWYHIERVTTTAKKLAHQENANLFVVSLVALLHDLADDKVVDSEEEGLRAIQEWLGQSGVEKHDMDHILSIIKNMSFKGGNGKQLDTIEGQVVQDADRLDAIGAVGIARCFVYAGKKGQPIYDPELEVREQMTKDEYRKGQSSAIHHFYEKLLKLKDLMNTKAGYQLAQERHQFMEQFLDTFYMEVGEDITPK; the protein is encoded by the coding sequence ATGGATCAGGAAACAGTAATCCAAAAGACAGCAGAGATGGTACGTGAAAAATTATTAGGTGAAGGATCCGGTCATGATTGGTATCATATTGAACGTGTGACCACTACAGCTAAAAAACTAGCACATCAGGAAAATGCCAATCTATTCGTCGTGTCTTTAGTAGCGTTATTGCATGATTTAGCTGATGATAAGGTCGTGGATAGTGAAGAGGAAGGTTTGAGAGCTATTCAGGAATGGCTTGGGCAATCTGGTGTGGAAAAACATGATATGGACCATATTTTATCTATTATTAAGAATATGTCATTTAAAGGTGGTAACGGGAAGCAACTCGACACAATAGAAGGACAAGTAGTCCAAGATGCGGACAGGTTAGATGCGATTGGAGCGGTTGGCATTGCACGGTGCTTTGTATATGCCGGTAAAAAAGGGCAGCCAATCTATGATCCAGAATTAGAAGTACGAGAACAAATGACTAAGGACGAGTATCGTAAAGGTCAATCAAGTGCTATTCACCATTTCTATGAAAAACTGTTAAAATTAAAAGACCTCATGAACACAAAAGCAGGCTATCAATTAGCACAAGAACGACATCAGTTCATGGAACAATTCCTAGATACATTTTATATGGAAGTAGGAGAAGATATAACGCCCAAATAA
- a CDS encoding histidine phosphatase family protein: MTSICFVRHGETDWNALGKIQGQTDIPLNNNGRSQADECGRYLQDFEWDVMITSPLQRAKETATIINKYLDLSLTEMNDFRERGFGDVEGMTFQERLEAFPDGIYPNQESFEELTERLVEGLQEIHQIHKGRKVLLVAHGAVINAILTNFSDGKIGSGKTRLVNGCINHIEWIEEVWQIKSYNQTGHLSAFNEKGKI; this comes from the coding sequence TTGACATCGATTTGTTTTGTTAGACACGGAGAAACCGATTGGAACGCACTGGGAAAAATTCAAGGACAGACAGATATTCCATTAAATAATAATGGACGTTCACAAGCAGATGAGTGTGGACGTTACTTACAAGATTTTGAATGGGACGTGATGATAACAAGTCCTTTACAGCGAGCGAAAGAAACGGCAACAATCATCAATAAATACCTTGATTTGTCTTTAACAGAAATGAACGATTTTCGTGAAAGAGGATTTGGGGATGTAGAAGGAATGACATTTCAGGAACGTTTAGAAGCATTCCCAGATGGGATCTATCCCAATCAGGAAAGCTTTGAAGAACTTACGGAGCGCCTAGTGGAAGGATTGCAAGAAATTCATCAGATACATAAGGGGAGGAAAGTACTACTTGTCGCCCATGGTGCGGTGATCAATGCCATACTAACCAATTTTTCTGATGGGAAAATCGGTTCGGGAAAGACTAGGCTCGTTAATGGCTGTATTAATCATATTGAATGGATAGAGGAAGTGTGGCAAATTAAAAGCTATAATCAGACCGGACATCTTTCAGCGTTTAATGAAAAAGGCAAGATATAA
- a CDS encoding ABC-ATPase domain-containing protein, whose protein sequence is MKKLQQLLRNIDGKGYKAYKSIQGRYSFHRYEISMDYVQGDPFASPSKIRIVIPDAYRPIKDEWKQSKQRNIYVADHIARSVAKAIQAEAKQSRGSGKSGLIHIDQPGQEILERTAVQIKKEKTIICLSVGLPANGRRINGKEAEKLFFTILPSILKYSIFAIKDEEIEQSVQLADQHIAIREKMKENNWLAFVADGAILPRESGVSNRPLRKAVPFESPQENRVEIKLPHREEPLTGMAIKKGISLIVGGGYHGKSTLLQALERGVYHHIRGDGREYVLTNLDAVKIRAEDGRQVTSVNISAFINDLPHGQATTKFTTENASGSTSQATNVVEAIEAGATTLLIDEDTSATNFMIRDARMQALVHQDKEPITPFIDKIKQLRDDLEVSTILVMGGSGDYFDVADEVIMMDQYKPFNVTDKAREIVEHHPVSRQPVTEKLASDMNQRIFLPPSLNLQKGKKKKVQAKSLYTILMGMTTIQLQGVEQLVDASQTRAIAELLRYMEAKGILKQGKPLSSLLDDIEKIMDNEGLQAFAPFPNQHPGDLARPRRFEIAACLNRMRTAKVQ, encoded by the coding sequence ATGAAAAAGTTACAACAACTCTTGCGAAATATAGATGGAAAAGGTTATAAAGCCTATAAATCGATTCAAGGGCGTTATTCCTTCCATCGTTATGAAATATCTATGGACTATGTACAAGGAGATCCATTCGCGTCGCCTTCGAAAATCCGCATCGTTATTCCAGATGCATATCGTCCAATTAAAGATGAATGGAAACAATCCAAACAAAGAAACATATATGTAGCGGATCATATCGCCCGTTCGGTAGCAAAAGCAATTCAGGCGGAAGCCAAACAATCGAGGGGATCTGGTAAAAGCGGATTAATCCATATAGATCAACCCGGTCAGGAAATTCTTGAACGAACAGCGGTTCAAATAAAAAAAGAAAAAACGATTATCTGTTTATCAGTTGGTTTGCCGGCAAATGGGCGCCGTATTAATGGTAAAGAAGCAGAAAAGTTATTTTTTACGATTCTGCCCTCCATTCTGAAATATTCCATTTTTGCTATAAAAGATGAAGAAATAGAACAGAGTGTACAGCTAGCAGACCAGCATATCGCCATTAGAGAGAAAATGAAGGAAAATAATTGGCTAGCTTTTGTTGCGGATGGAGCAATTCTTCCGCGGGAAAGTGGTGTGAGCAACCGACCATTAAGAAAAGCAGTGCCTTTTGAAAGTCCTCAAGAAAATCGAGTGGAAATTAAGCTGCCACACCGTGAGGAACCTTTAACAGGTATGGCTATTAAAAAAGGCATAAGCTTAATCGTCGGTGGTGGTTATCATGGTAAAAGTACGTTATTGCAAGCTTTGGAGCGCGGAGTTTATCATCATATTCGCGGGGATGGTCGTGAATATGTGTTAACTAATCTCGATGCTGTTAAAATAAGAGCTGAAGATGGAAGACAGGTAACATCGGTCAATATCTCTGCTTTTATCAATGATCTGCCGCATGGGCAAGCGACAACTAAATTCACGACAGAGAATGCCAGTGGCAGTACCTCACAAGCAACGAATGTAGTGGAAGCAATAGAAGCCGGGGCGACAACCTTGTTAATTGATGAAGATACAAGCGCCACAAATTTTATGATTCGTGATGCACGTATGCAAGCACTTGTTCACCAAGATAAAGAACCGATCACACCTTTTATCGATAAAATCAAACAATTACGTGATGATTTAGAAGTGTCAACAATTTTAGTGATGGGTGGTTCAGGTGATTATTTTGATGTGGCAGATGAGGTAATCATGATGGATCAATATAAACCATTTAATGTAACAGACAAAGCTCGAGAAATTGTGGAACATCACCCTGTTTCCCGTCAGCCGGTGACAGAAAAACTGGCCAGTGATATGAATCAACGCATCTTTTTACCACCAAGTCTAAACTTACAAAAAGGGAAAAAGAAAAAAGTGCAAGCTAAAAGTCTTTATACCATTTTGATGGGCATGACAACGATTCAACTTCAAGGTGTGGAACAGTTAGTCGATGCCTCCCAAACACGGGCCATTGCAGAACTGTTACGTTACATGGAAGCAAAAGGGATTTTAAAGCAAGGAAAACCATTATCATCCTTGCTCGATGATATCGAAAAAATAATGGATAATGAAGGTTTACAAGCATTTGCCCCTTTTCCAAATCAGCACCCAGGTGACCTTGCCCGGCCAAGACGATTTGAAATTGCGGCATGCTTGAACAGAATGAGAACAGCAAAAGTCCAATAA
- a CDS encoding ArsR/SmtB family transcription factor yields the protein MKCETYCYDEAVVARVQPEIEKLTGVELIFKALSDATRLKITYALTLEKELCVCDVANIIGSSTATASHHLRMLRNMGLAKYRKEGKLVFYSLKDDHVRQLVTIAKAHAEEGVQVG from the coding sequence ATGAAATGTGAAACATATTGTTATGATGAAGCGGTTGTAGCTCGTGTACAGCCAGAAATAGAAAAACTTACAGGTGTCGAGTTGATTTTTAAAGCATTATCCGATGCGACACGCTTAAAAATCACGTATGCCTTAACATTAGAAAAAGAATTATGTGTTTGTGACGTGGCTAATATCATTGGTTCGTCCACCGCAACTGCATCCCATCACTTACGTATGCTCCGAAATATGGGATTAGCGAAATATCGCAAGGAAGGAAAGCTTGTCTTTTATTCGTTAAAGGATGATCATGTGCGTCAACTCGTCACGATTGCTAAAGCACATGCGGAAGAAGGTGTTCAGGTTGGCTGA
- a CDS encoding IS3 family transposase has product MYFYWNNQPIKAKLKGKSPIQYRTLAQ; this is encoded by the coding sequence ATTTACTTTTACTGGAACAACCAACCTATTAAGGCAAAATTAAAAGGCAAGAGTCCAATACAATACCGAACTCTTGCCCAATAA
- the trmL gene encoding tRNA (uridine(34)/cytosine(34)/5-carboxymethylaminomethyluridine(34)-2'-O)-methyltransferase TrmL, whose protein sequence is MAVHVVLYQPEIPANTGNIARTCLATNVHLHLIRPLGFSTDDKMLRRAGLDYWHDVSINYYDSLDELYETFPKAEFYYIENFGTKYYSEFDFSDSEKDLFFVFGRETNGIPKDLLEGKEDRCLRIHMTDKVRSLNLSNTAAIIVYDVLKQQGFPGLD, encoded by the coding sequence TTGGCAGTCCATGTCGTATTATATCAACCAGAAATTCCAGCTAATACGGGGAATATCGCAAGAACATGTCTAGCAACAAATGTTCATTTACACTTAATCCGACCACTCGGTTTTTCTACCGATGATAAAATGTTACGCCGTGCCGGATTAGATTATTGGCATGATGTTTCGATTAATTATTATGATTCATTAGATGAATTATATGAAACATTTCCTAAGGCTGAGTTTTATTATATCGAAAACTTCGGAACGAAATATTATTCTGAATTTGATTTTAGTGATAGTGAAAAGGATTTGTTTTTCGTTTTTGGTCGTGAAACCAATGGAATTCCAAAAGATCTTTTAGAAGGCAAAGAAGATCGCTGCCTTCGCATCCATATGACAGATAAGGTTCGCTCCTTGAATTTGTCCAATACCGCAGCGATTATCGTCTATGATGTTCTGAAACAACAAGGCTTTCCAGGCCTAGATTAA
- a CDS encoding amidase domain-containing protein, translating into MSEWELIKRHWKDNWNQNEHSLHKKQQLHKKNGKSINHIDIIGKKQNTTTNNDRSELAYQLYIKLFIEDEDNFYHEEVVENRIAIIKNDQVIEDKEISFQRAQKPEKIEADQNQVRFAYDRRAAVQYAERWWNDANPAYQFFEDNDCTNYISQCLRAGGAPMHGAPNRSKGWWYQNNNWSYSWSVANALRWYLSGATSGLKGTEISDPQNLLLGDVICYDFQGDGRWDHNTIVVAKDSQNMPLVNAHTNNSRHRFWTYEDSAAWTPDCNYRFFRIGEDDRAKD; encoded by the coding sequence TTGTCAGAATGGGAGTTAATTAAAAGGCATTGGAAAGATAACTGGAATCAGAATGAGCATTCTCTTCACAAAAAACAGCAGCTTCACAAGAAAAATGGTAAAAGTATTAATCATATAGATATAATAGGAAAAAAACAGAACACAACAACAAATAACGATCGATCAGAATTAGCCTATCAATTGTATATCAAATTGTTTATTGAGGATGAAGATAATTTTTATCACGAGGAAGTGGTAGAAAATCGTATTGCTATCATAAAAAATGATCAAGTAATAGAGGATAAGGAGATTTCGTTTCAGAGAGCGCAAAAACCTGAAAAGATAGAAGCTGATCAAAATCAGGTGCGTTTTGCCTATGATAGGAGAGCAGCGGTTCAGTATGCAGAACGATGGTGGAATGATGCTAATCCAGCTTATCAATTTTTTGAAGATAATGACTGTACCAATTATATTTCGCAATGCCTAAGAGCAGGTGGTGCTCCGATGCATGGTGCTCCGAATCGATCCAAGGGCTGGTGGTATCAGAATAATAATTGGAGTTACAGCTGGTCAGTAGCCAATGCACTCAGGTGGTATTTAAGTGGGGCAACTTCAGGTTTAAAGGGAACAGAGATAAGTGATCCGCAAAACCTTTTACTAGGTGATGTGATTTGTTATGATTTTCAAGGAGATGGCAGATGGGATCATAATACAATTGTTGTGGCAAAAGATAGTCAGAACATGCCGTTAGTCAACGCTCATACGAATAATAGTCGTCATCGATTTTGGACATATGAGGATTCAGCAGCATGGACACCGGACTGTAACTATCGTTTTTTCCGAATAGGAGAGGATGATCGTGCAAAAGATTAA
- the queG gene encoding tRNA epoxyqueuosine(34) reductase QueG, with amino-acid sequence MAYQKLKEELIAYSKEIGIDKIGFASVEPFAEFKSRLEEQQALGYASGFEKGTNQERTEPERLMPGAESIIAIALAYPTRIKNDPKSVKGDRRGFFARASWGTDYHIVLKEKLDKLASFLQKKVPGLQFSSMVDTGELSDRAVAERAGIGFSGSNTLIISPEYGSYMYLGEMITNIPFPADQPLDEGCGTCTKCLDACPTGALVEPGRLNAQQCLAFLTQTKGFMPDDHRDKLGNYIYGYETCQVVCPYNKGVDFHNHEEFEPDPDLVKPRLVDLLAVSNREFKEKFGKMAGSWRGKKPLQRNAILALAHYKEASAIDTLIELMIDDPRPVIRGTAAWAIGKIGEERGFRAIEQAMQREKDLEVMEEMEKGLQFESISTN; translated from the coding sequence ATGGCATATCAAAAACTGAAAGAAGAGTTAATTGCTTATAGTAAAGAGATTGGTATCGACAAAATCGGTTTTGCCAGTGTAGAACCTTTCGCTGAATTTAAATCAAGGCTAGAGGAACAGCAAGCATTAGGCTATGCTTCTGGATTTGAAAAAGGAACCAATCAAGAAAGAACGGAACCGGAACGATTAATGCCAGGTGCAGAATCAATTATTGCCATTGCACTTGCCTATCCAACAAGAATTAAAAACGATCCGAAAAGTGTCAAAGGGGATCGCCGCGGTTTTTTCGCGCGTGCATCATGGGGAACAGATTATCATATCGTTTTAAAAGAAAAGTTAGATAAGCTAGCTTCCTTTTTACAGAAAAAGGTGCCAGGCTTACAATTTAGTTCAATGGTTGATACGGGTGAATTGTCTGACCGAGCTGTGGCAGAACGAGCCGGTATTGGTTTCAGTGGCAGCAATACGTTAATCATTTCTCCAGAGTACGGATCTTATATGTATTTAGGTGAGATGATTACCAATATACCTTTTCCTGCTGATCAACCACTTGATGAGGGGTGTGGGACGTGTACAAAATGTTTAGACGCTTGTCCAACAGGTGCACTTGTCGAGCCGGGACGATTAAATGCACAGCAATGTCTCGCATTTCTCACCCAAACGAAAGGTTTCATGCCGGATGATCATCGAGATAAGCTAGGAAACTACATCTATGGCTATGAAACATGCCAGGTTGTCTGCCCGTATAATAAAGGAGTAGATTTTCACAATCATGAGGAGTTTGAGCCTGATCCAGATCTGGTAAAACCACGACTTGTCGATTTGTTAGCTGTTTCTAACCGTGAATTCAAAGAAAAATTCGGGAAAATGGCCGGTTCTTGGCGCGGTAAAAAACCACTCCAACGTAATGCCATTCTTGCCTTGGCCCATTATAAGGAAGCATCGGCCATTGATACGTTAATCGAGTTAATGATCGATGACCCACGTCCAGTCATCCGTGGAACAGCAGCATGGGCAATCGGGAAAATAGGCGAGGAAAGAGGATTTCGTGCCATAGAACAAGCAATGCAGCGAGAAAAAGACCTGGAAGTTATGGAAGAAATGGAAAAAGGCTTACAATTTGAATCAATATCAACCAATTAA